The Pygocentrus nattereri isolate fPygNat1 chromosome 2, fPygNat1.pri, whole genome shotgun sequence genome has a window encoding:
- the rbm4.1 gene encoding RNA-binding protein 4.1 — protein sequence MVKIFVGNLSPNTTTEELRSLFSQYGKISECDIVKNFGFVHMDDKAEAEEAIRNLHHYMLNGLAMNVEMSRGKPKASTKLHVGNISSSCTNQELRAKFEEYGPVVECDIVKDYAFVHMERVEDAMEAISGLDNTAFQGKLISVKLSTSRLRTAPGMGERTGCYRCGQEGHWSKECPLDQNGSYREGPGSEGYGPPRFGGGGGRGGRGFHRGGFNGEPAYSANYAPAHSFSRGAAYPSATGFGRGTGYDGAVSYGVPPGYSVGAVYGSEAAYGNSGAGYGSAVPGYPMRRAPYDERDPYGVVDYYEKYRARPYGTGYFEDRRAVPLPAPPPPTSSTIARDRLSSSNLDPYERRPIPPPPAPVSSYYTRDRSPIRRIPVEGEGYSYDRSRISPVSSLNRSSAYDMSRDPYGDRARYAF from the exons ATGGTTAAAATATTCGTTGGGAACCTTTccccaaacacaacaacagaggAGCTTCGCTCTCTGTTTTCTCAGTATGGTAAAATATCAGAATGTGATATTGTGAAGAACTTCGGCTTCGTCCACATGGACGACAAAGCTGAGGCTGAGGAAGCCATTCGAAACCTTCACCACTACATGCTCAACGGCCTTGCCATGAATGTGGAAATGAGCCGAGGAAAACCAAAAGCCTCCACTAAGCTTCATGTGGGAAACATCAGTAGTAGTTGTACCAACCAGGAGCTGCGGGCCAAGTTTGAGGAGTATGGCCCTGTGGTTGAGTGCGACATTGTGAAGGACTATGCCTTTGTACACATGGAGCGGGTGGAGGATGCTATGGAGGCCATCAGTGGGCTGGACAACACAGCCTTTCAAG GGAAACTGATCAGCGTGAAGCTTTCGACTAGCCGCCTGCGTACTGCGCCGGGAATGGGAGAGAGGACGGGTTGTTATCGGTGCGGGCAGGAAGGCCACTGGTCCAAAGAGTGCCCGCTTGACCAGAATGGCTCCTACCGAGAGGGCCCGGGCTCGGAAGGATACGGTCCCCCCAGGTTCGGTGGGGGTGGTGGTCGCGGCGGTCGCGGTTTCCATCGTGGTGGCTTCAATGGTGAGCCGGCCTACAGTGCCAACTATGCGCCCGCGCACAGCTTCTCTCGGGGAGCCGCTTACCCCAGTGCCACTGGGTTCGGAAGGGGCACGGGCTATGACGGCGCAGTGAGTTACGGTGTCCCGCCGGGCTACAGCGTTGGTGCGGTGTATGGCAGTGAGGCGGCGTACGGCAACAGTGGCGCGGGCTATGGCAGCGCGGTGCCCGGGTACCCCATGCGGCGAGCGCCCTATGACGAAAGGGATCCGTACGGGGTGGTGGACTACTACGAAAAGTATCGGGCGCGTCCGTATGGAACCGGTTATTTCGAAGACAGACGCGCCGTCCCTCTTCCTGCCCCTCCTCCCCCTACGTCTTCGACCATCGCGAGAGACCGCCTGTCCTCCTCTAACCTTGACCCATATGAGCGACGCCCCATCCCCCCTCCACCGGCTCCCGTGTCTTCATACTATACCCGCGATCGGAGCCCAATCCGACGAATCCCCGTAGAGGGGGAAGGATATTCGTACGATCGGTCGCGCATCTCCCCTGTTTCTTCGCTCAACCGGAGTTCTGCGTACGACATGTCGCGGGACCCTTACGGCGACCGGGCGCGTTATGCGTTCTAA